The Streptomyces sp. V3I7 genome segment ACCATTCCGGCCATGAGGAGCGCGATACCCACGAGGAATCCGGCGCCTGCCTGATAGACCCGTCGCCGGGTGTGCGTGCGCAGCCCGTTTCCCTCAAGCGCTGTCGCGAACTTGGGATCTTCGGCGTACAGCGCTCGCTCCATCTGCTCGAGCATGCGCTGCTCGTGCTCCGAGAGCGGCACGGAGTCCTCCTCATCGTGCAGTCGCCGGGGCGGCGACCCGGGGGTCCCTTAAGGATAGGCAGGGAATCGCCCCCGTGAAACCCGCCCCTCTGCGCCAATTGGCCAACCAGAACCCACCACGACGGACCCGGCTCGCTGAGGCTTCCATTCCCCTGCGGCCGCCCCGTCATGCCGGGCGGTCTCCCTCGATCATACGGCGCAAACCCCTCGATCGGGGGGCGTGTGCTGTAGTCCATGTGCCGCCGAGGCCCTGATCAGGGGCGTGACGGGGGCGGTTGCTCAGTCCTGTGCAGCGCCGTGCGTCTCGCCGAGCACATGGAGCTGGGTGGCGACGGAATGGAACGCCGGGAGCTCGGCCGCCGCGGCCTCCAGCTGGAGCAGGGCGTCGAGGGCTCCGGGTTCGGTGTCCACGAGGACTCCGGGGACCAGGTCGGCGAAGACCCGCACGCCGTGCACGGCCCGGACGCTGAGCCCGGCCGCCTCGACCAGCTCGGTGAGCTGCTCGGCGGTGAAGCGGTGCGGCACGGGGTCCGCCGCGCCCCAGCGGCCCTGGGGGTCGTCGAGGGCGTGCTTGGCCTCCCGGAAGTGACCGGCCAGGGCGCGGGCGAGCACGGCGCCGCCGAGGCCGGCCGCGAGCAGGCTGAGGACGCCCTCGGGGCGCAGGGCGGCGACGGTGTTGCGGATGCCCTCGGCCGGGTCGTCGACGTACTCCAGGACGCCGTGGCACAGCACCGCGTCGTAGCTGCCGCGCTCGACCACGTCGAAGAGGCCGAGGACGTCGCCCTGGACGCCGCGCACCCGGTCGGCGACGCCGGCCTCGGCGGCCCGGCGCTCCAGCGCGAACAGCGCGTTCGGGCTGGGGTCGACGACGGTGACGCGGTGGCCGAGGTGGGCGAGGGGCACCGCGAACCTGCCGCTGCCGCCCCCGAGGTCGAGGACGTCCAGCGCGTCACGCCCCGTGGCCTTGACGCGGCGGTCCAGGGCGTCCTGGAGAACGTCCCGGACCACGGCAGTACGGAGGGAGGCGCGAGAACGGCTCGGGTCCGGCACGGCAGTTGGCTCCTCGGCGCGGCACCGCCTGCTGCCGGCGGTGCGAACGGAGTGCCTCCCCCGCCCGGCAACGGGAGCGGGAGGCTTCAGGCGTTCCCCACCCTATTGCCTCCCCCGCCGCCCCCGGTCACCACGGTGACCTGCGCCGCCCCGAGTCTCGCAGGGTGGACGGCACGGGCCGCACGAAGCGCGCCCTCCCGATCGAGCACCAGGCGCGCACCGCAGCCGTCACGCCCGACGGCCGGCCCCGACCCGTCAGGGAGAAGGCCGAGCAGGCCGGTGGGCGTCCACGTCGGTCACGCGACCGCCGGCGAGAACAGCAGGCGCCCCGCAAGGGCGGACGCGGCACTCCTGGCCGGGTCAAGGCCCGCCCTTGGCACAGCCCGCCCCGCCTACCTCCCCCTTCAGCCGCCTCCGGCCCGCCCCGGACAGCGGTCACGCGGCCGCCAGTGCGAAACAGCAGGCGCCCCGCACGGGCGGACACGGCGCTCCCCGCCGAACCGGGGCCGGCCCTTCGCACAGCCAGCCCCGCCTACCTCCCCCTTCAGCCGCCTCCGGCCCGCCCCGGACAGCGGTCACGCGGCCGCCAGTGCGAGCGGCAAGGCGCCCCGCACGGGCAGACGCGGCACTCCTGGCCGGGGCACGGCCCGCCCCCGCCCGCCTCCCCCTTCAGCCCGCGTCCGGCATGTTCCGATCGGTGGCTGAGGTGTCCGGGCGGGGTCGGGGCAGGGCCGGCGGGAGCTTCAGCAGGCGTTCGACGATGCGGACGAACATCGCCACGTCCCGTATGAGGTCGTCGGCGTCGCGGCGGCCTGCCGCGCCCTGGATGCCCGCCTCGGCGCGGGCGCGGCGGTCGGCGCCGGAGGCGAACAGGGCGCTCCACTCGGTGAGTTCGGGCGCGATCTCGGGCAGCACCTCCCAGGCGCTGCGGATGCGGGCGCGACGCCGCGGCGAGGGTTCGGGCCGGGCGCGCGCGGCGAGGACGGCGGCGGCCGTCCGCAGGGCGGCCAAGTGGGCCGTGGCGTAGCGCTCGTTGGGCGTTTCGAGGGCGGTGGCCTCGTCGAGTCCCGCGCGGGCCTGGGCGAGCAGGGAGAGGGCGGCGGGTGGGACGGCGGCCGGCCGCTGCACGGGGTGGACGTCGCTCGCCGGGTCGCCCGGCGAGGGGGCGGGGAGGGCAGGGCCGGTGGCGCTGCGCCGACGGGCGGCGGCCGCGGACGAGTTGGCCATGACGAACCTCCTGTCGTCTGGATGACGGCACCGTGGCCGTATGTGCCCATCATGAGGTATGCCACCGACAACCCGTTCTGACCTGGACTTTCTCCTCGATCGAAAGTTCGGACGGCAGCGGGGCGACCGATCGGCCCGCGTTCCGGCCGGGGCGCCCTTCCTGTGAGAATCGGGGCCATGGAAAGCAGCAGCGCCCGGCCGGGCGGCAGCACACGCCGTGAGGCCACGCGGCAGAGGCTCTACGAGGCGGCCGTCACGCTCATCGCCGAACAGGGCTTCTCCGCCACCACGGTGGACGAGATCGCCGAGCGGGC includes the following:
- a CDS encoding bifunctional 2-polyprenyl-6-hydroxyphenol methylase/3-demethylubiquinol 3-O-methyltransferase UbiG codes for the protein MPDPSRSRASLRTAVVRDVLQDALDRRVKATGRDALDVLDLGGGSGRFAVPLAHLGHRVTVVDPSPNALFALERRAAEAGVADRVRGVQGDVLGLFDVVERGSYDAVLCHGVLEYVDDPAEGIRNTVAALRPEGVLSLLAAGLGGAVLARALAGHFREAKHALDDPQGRWGAADPVPHRFTAEQLTELVEAAGLSVRAVHGVRVFADLVPGVLVDTEPGALDALLQLEAAAAELPAFHSVATQLHVLGETHGAAQD
- a CDS encoding SAV_6107 family HEPN domain-containing protein produces the protein MANSSAAAARRRSATGPALPAPSPGDPASDVHPVQRPAAVPPAALSLLAQARAGLDEATALETPNERYATAHLAALRTAAAVLAARARPEPSPRRRARIRSAWEVLPEIAPELTEWSALFASGADRRARAEAGIQGAAGRRDADDLIRDVAMFVRIVERLLKLPPALPRPRPDTSATDRNMPDAG